The Oscillospiraceae bacterium genome contains the following window.
GCAAGGGCCGCGGTGCTGGTTCCGGCAACGGCAAGACCGCTGGCTTCGGCCACAAGGGCCAGAAGGCCCGCAGCGGCGTCAAGAAGGCCGGCTTCGAAGGCGGCCAGATGCCTCTGCAGCGTCGTCTGCCGAAGCGCGGTTTCAACAACATTTTCGCAACCAAGTATGTTACCATCAAGGTATCTGACCTCGAGAAGTTCGAGGCCGGTTCTACCGTTGATACCGAGGCCCTGCTGAAGGCCGGCATCATCTCCAAGACGCTGGACGGCGTCAAGGT
Protein-coding sequences here:
- the rplO gene encoding 50S ribosomal protein L15, translating into MKLHELKASAGARKAVTRKGRGAGSGNGKTAGFGHKGQKARSGVKKAGFEGGQMPLQRRLPKRGFNNIFATKYVTIKVSDLEKFEAGSTVDTEALLKAGIISKTLDGVKVLGNGELTKAINVKVAAYTASAKEKIEKAGGKAEVM